A region of the Vibrio chagasii genome:
TGCATTGCGTATAGAGCAGGAGCTAGGAATACGAACATGAATTCTAGCGGCTCTGTGATACCTGTTAGGAATGAACAGAATGCTACTGAGAATAGTGCACCACCAACTTGGCTACGTTTTTCAGCAGGAGCTGCTAGGTACATTGCAAGTGCAGCACCTGGTAGACCGAACATCATCACTGGGAAGAAACCGTTCATGAATACGCCAGCGCCTTTATCGCCACCGAAGAAACGGTGTAGGTCGCCTGATTTAACAGTGTCAGTTACTTCTTTAACAACAGTAGTGATTTCTGGAGTTACAGAGTTAGCGAATGTAAATGTATGCTCTTGGCCAACAACTAGAGTTTTAGCTAGTGATGGGTCAACACAAAGTTGAGTGATGTTAGCGAATGCGCCTTGACCAGCAACGATGATTTCTTGACATGTACCCATACCGAACCAGAAGTATGAGTTCAATACGTGGTGTAGACCTACAGGGATAAGTGCACGGTTAAGAGTACCGTAAACGAATTGACCGATAGCGCCAGACGTTGATACTGCGTGAGCCAGTGCGTCTAGACCAGATTGAACACCAGGCCAAACCACACCAGACACAGCACCTGCAACAAGTGCAAATAGACCAGCCATGATTGGTACTAAACGTTTACCAGCGAAGAATGCCAGCCACTCAGGAAGGCGTGTAGCATGGAAAGCGTTGTAAGAGTGACCTGCGATGATACCTGCGAAGATACCGCCGAAGAAAGACATGTTAACGTCAGCGTTAATTGTTGTTGCTGTCGCCGTTAGAACGAAGTAAGCAACTGCACCAGCAAGACCTGCTGCGCCGTTACCGTCTTTAGAAAGACCAATAGCGATACCTAGACCAAATAGCAATGGTAGGTTACTGAAGATAGCACCACCGGCTTGCGCCATAAATGGAATATCAAGTAGATCGCCTTGACCTAAACGTAATAGAAGCGCCGCAATCGGAAGCGTTGCGATAGGTAGCATTAACGCCTTACCTAGCTTCTGTGCATATCCTAGAATATTCACCAGTTGTTTCCCCCTATAGGATTTTTTAGAATTCGTTTGAGAAACTTATTTTAGTCGCTCAATTTAGTCCTACTCAGTGTATTCAATTAATTTTGCTCCGCAAATTAAAACCTTATCATTTGTGATCGTAATCACCAGTTTTCACCAAATCCAGAGGTTTTTGCTAGCGAGATCATAAAACTTATTTTATCATTCAAAAAAATGAACATTTATAGATAAAATCCAAATATAACTAATGGGTCAAAAGTGAGTTATTTTCGGCATTAAAAGCTAGCTAACTTACTGATATTTTAACCCAAACTCATAAAAACAATGAATTGTTCACATGTTTTTCAAACACTTAAAATCGCTTCCCACTTTGAAGCCGTTTGCCCATAAAAGTTAAATCGTTACGTAAATGATGTTCGCAAACTAAGTCAACATTTAGGTAACGAACGAATTTAAAAGATCTGACGATATAAGGATTAGCTGACTATGTACGCGCTAAGTAACTGTAAAATTTACACTGGTAGTGATGTTCTAACCGATCATGCTGTAGTAATCGAAAACGAACTGATCAAAAAAGTCTGCCCTATCTCTGAATTACCAGAAGGTATCGAGGTTCGTGACCTAGACGGTGCAAACCTAAGCCCGGGTTTCATTGACCTACAACTGAATGGTTGTGGTGGCGTGATGCTGAACGATGAAATCACTGCAGAAACAATGCAGATCATGCACAAAGCAAACCTAAAATCAGGCTGTACTAGCTTCTTGCCTACTCTGATTACTTCTTCAGATGAAGACATGCGTGCAGTTATCACAGCAGCTCGTGAATACCATAACCAATACCAGAACCAATCTTTAGGTCTTCACCTTGAAGGTCCATACCTAAACGTTGCAAAAAAAGGCATTCACAGCGTTGATCATATTCGTAAGTCTGACAGCGAGATGATTGAGCTTATCTGTGAGAACAGCGACCTTGTTGCGAAAGTAACACTGGCTCCTGAGCTGAACGACCCAGAGCATATCGAGCGTCTGCACAAAGCTGGTGTTGTTGTTTCTATCGGTCACACCAACGCAACTTATGCAGAAGCACGCCAAGGTTTCGAATCTGGTATCACATTCGCAACGCACCTATTCAATGCAATGACACCTATGGTTGGTCGTGAACCTGGTGTGGTTGGCGCTATCTACGATACACCGGAGGTGTACGCCGGCATCATCGCCGACGGTTTCCACGTTGATTACGCAAACATCAGAATTGCGCATAAAGTCAAGGGAGAAAAGTTAGTATTAGTGACGGATGCCACAGCTCCTGCAGGTGCTGACATGGAATACTTTATTTTTGTCGGTAAGAAAGTATATTACCGAGATGGTAAGTGTGTTGATGAAAACGGCACACTGGGCGGCTCAGCTCTGACTATGATTGAAGCAGTTCAGAACACAGTTGAGCACGCTGGTATCGCTTTAGACGAAGCTCTTCGCATGGCTACACTATACCCAGCTACAGCTATCGGTGTAGAAAGCAAGCTAGGTCGAATCAAGAAAGGCATGGTTGCAAACCTAGCTGTATTTGACCGAGACTTTAACGTTAAAGCGACTGTTGTTAATGGACAATACGAGCACAATTAAGTATGAATGGCGGACAAATAGGTAACGTAGACTTAGTTAAACAACTAAACAGTGCGGCGGTATACCGACTGATAGACCAACAAGGGCCTATCAGTCGTATACAAGTGGCTGATGTAAGCCAACTCGCACCGGCAAGTGTTACAAAAATTACCCGCCAACTATTAGAGCGCGGCCTAATTAAAGAGGTCGCACAGCAAGCGTCTACTGGCGGTAGACGCGCTATCTCTCTAACCACAGAAGTAGAGCCTTTTCACTCTATCGCTGTGCGCTTAGGGCGAGACTACATTCAAGTTAGCCTTCACGACCTTGGTGGCCGTGAATTGGCTTTCCAACAGCAAGACCTTAACTATTCAGATCAGTCAGACCTTACTCAAGGCTTGGTCAATACGCTTAAGACCTTCATCGCTGAACACCAGCCGAAAATCGATCAGCTGATTGCGATTGGCGTGACCCTTCCAGGCTTAGTGAACCCGACGACGGGTGTCGTTGAGTACATGCCAAATACAGACATCGATAATCTTGCATTAAGCGACATTATTCGCGACACATTCCATGTCGCTTGTTTTGTTGGTAACGATGTTCGCGGAATGGCACTAGCTGAACACTACTTTGGCGCGAGCCAAGACAGCCAAGACTCTATCTTAGTGAGTGTTCACCGCGGTACTGGTGCAGGTATTATCGTTAACGGTCAGGTTTTCTTAGGTCATAACCGTAACGTCGGTGAAATCGGTCATATCCAAATCGATCCACTTGGTGAACAGTGCCAATGTGGTAACTTTGGTTGTCTTGAAACGGTAGCGGCAAACCCTGCAATCGTTGAGCGCGTGCAAAAACTGATTAAACAAGGCTATGAGTCTTCTTTAACCGAGCTTGAGCGTATTACTATTCAAGACGTTTGCGACCACGCAATGAATGGCGACGAATTAGCTAAGCAGAGCTTGGTTCGAGTAGGAAACCAGTTAGGTAAAGCGATCGCGATGACGATCAACCTATTTAACCCTCAAAAAGTGATCATCGCTGGTGATATTACTAAGGCACAAGAGATTGTTTTCCCTGCAATTAAGCGCAATGTAGAGAATCAGTCGCTAACGACTTTCCATAGCGGCCTGCCTATTGTAGCATCACAGATCGATAAACATCCTACGATGGGAGCTTTTGCTATGATCAAGCGCGCCATGCTCAATGGTGTGTTACTGCAGAAGCTACTTGAAGATTAAAGAACAATAATTCTGATTTTCCGCGGGCCGTGTTTGTATAAACACGGCCCGTTTTTTTAAGCTAGGGAACTACAACAACAAGTTATGGAACTTATATTAATATCCACTGCGTTTATCGCAGGATTTATTGCTTTAAAGTGTCACCTTCCCCCATTAGTTGGTTTTTTGGTTGCAGGCTTTGGGCTTTTTGCCTTTGGTTTTGAAACCAATGACACCATCATTACTTTAGCTGACCTTGGTGTTACGCTGCTTCTATTTACTATCGGCTTAAAGCTCGACATCAAAACCCTGCTCTCTAAAGAGATCTGGGCTGGCGCGACAATCCACAACCTTTTGTCCACTCTGTTTTTCGCTGTCGCCCTATTTGGTTTTAAGTTCTTAGGTATTTCATCACTAGCTGCCATGTCGGTAGAACAGATCGTTCTGCTCGGTTTTGCTCTTTCATTCTCTAGTACGGTATTTGCGGTTAAGACTCTGCAAGAGAAAGGTGAAATGAATGCGACTTACGGAACGTTGGCGATTGGTATCTTGGTCATGCAGGATATCTTCGCGGTAGTATTCCTAACGGCTTCTACGGGTAAAATACCTGAGTGGTATGCGATTGCTCTGTTTGCCCTCCCCTTGTTACGTCCACTTTTCTACAAAGTGCTCGATTGGGTTGGTCACGGTGAGATGTTGGTTCTATCCGGCATCTTCTTCGCATTAGTCGTCGGTGCTGGTTTATTCCATTTGGTTGGTGTTAAGCCAGACCTGGGCGCTCTGGTTCTAGGTATGTTACTTGCTGGTCACCGAAAAGCTTCAGAGCTATCAAAATCGCTGTTTAACCTTAAAGAGCTTTTCCTTGTCTGTTTCTTCTTGAACATTGGTTTGTCAGAGCAACCAACCATTCAAGGCTTTATGCTTGCAATCTTGTTCTTACTGATGCTGCCAGTGAAAGGTGTTCTCTACTTCTTGGTGCTCAACCGTTTCAAGTTCCGTGTTCGAACGTCTCTACTTGCCTCTTTATCACTGTTTAACTACAGCGAATTTGGCCTCATCGTTGGTGGCCTCGCCTTCAAAATGGGTTGGATGTCTGGCGATATATTAGTTGCCGTCGCGATTGCGGTTTCACTGTCGTTCTTAATCGCTGCACCTTTAAACCGAGCTGGTCACAAGCTTTATCAGCAGTCAGGTAAATGGCTGAAAGAGCATGCGTCAGAAAAGCTTCACCGACGTGATAAGCGAATTGACCCAGGCCGAGCACAAGTGCTTATTCTTGGTATGGGCCGAATTGGTACTGGTGCTTATGACGAATTACGCTCTCGCTATGGCAAGGTAAGTTTAGGTGTCGAAGTTCGTGAAGAAGCAGCACACAACCACAGAAGCCACGGTAGAAACGTGATTTCTGGCGACGCGACCGACCCAGACTTCTGGGAGCGCATCTTAGATACTGCGAATGTAAAGCTGGTTATCTTAGCCATGCCACACCACCAAGGTAACCAGACCGCTTTAGATCAACTAAAGTCACGTAACTTTAAAGGACAGATCGCAGCTATCGCAGAATACCCTGATCAAGTCGAAACCTTGAAAGAGAATGGTGTTGATGCCGCATTCAATATCTACAGCGAAGCCGGTAGTGGTTTTGCTCGCCATGTTTGTGAACAATTAAACCCAAACATCAACAAAATCTAGCCTAAATCCCTCTCAGAAAAACCTCTCAAGACTGTGAATTTTCGCACTTTTGAGAGGTTTTTGTATAAAAAACCAACCACATTTAGATACCAAACACCAAAACAACAAAATAATTAAATAATTTCTAATATAACACCCTTTATATTATTTTTTTGCTCACATCCGGTTGCTTTTTTTAGCCAGAATGGCAAATTGAATACAGTTGATTTAGAAATTATTTAAAAGGAAGTTCTATGTGTTCAGTATTTGGCATTCTCGACATAAAAAGTGATGCCGCAGCACTTCGCCCTATCGCTTTAGAAATGTCCAAAAAGCTTCGTCACCGTGGACCAGATTGGTCTGGTATCTATGCAAGTGACAAAGCAATCCTTGCTCACGAGCGTTTAGCTATCGTTGGTCTAAATAGTGGTGCTCAACCGCTATACAGCCAAGACAAGAAACACATTCTTGCGGTAAACGGCGAAATCTATAACCACAAAGAACTTCGTGCTCGCTATGAAGATAAGTACCAGTTCCAGACCGACTCTGACTGTGAAGTTATCCTAGCGTTATACCAAGAAATGGGCGCAGACCTGCTAGAAGAACTAAACGGTATCTTCGCATTCGTTTTATACGATGAAGAAAAAGACGAATACCTAGTAGGCCGCGACCACATCGGTATCATCCCGCTTTACCAAGGCTACGATGAACACGGTAACTACTATGTTGCTTCTGAAATGAAAGCTCTGGTTCCTGTATGTAAGACCATCAGCGAGTTCCCTCCAGGTAGCTTCTACTCTTCGAAAGATGCAGAGCCACAACGTTACTATATTCGTGATTGGAACGAATACGCTGCAGTACAAGGCAACAGCACAAGCAAAGAAGATCTAACGGAAGCACTAGAAGCAGCGGTGAAGCGTCAACTAATGACTGACGTACCTTACGGTGTACTTCTTTCTGGTGGTTTAGATTCATCTATCACTTCAGCAGTCGCTAAACGCTTTGCGGCAATGCGTATTGAAGATGACGAACAGTCTGAAGCTTGGTGGCCACAACTGCACTCATTTGCGGTTGGCCTAGAAGGTGCTCCTGATCTTATCGCTGCTCGTGAAGTGGCAGACAAGATCGGTACCGTTCACCACGAGATGACATACACCATTCAAGAAGGTTTGGATGCAATCCGTGACGTGATCTATCACATCGAAACCTACGACGTAACGACAATTCGCGCGTCTACGCCAATGTACCTACTTGCTCGTAAGATCAAAGCAATGGGTATCAAAATGGTACTGTCTGGCGAAGGTGCTGATGAGATCTTTGGTGGTTACTTGTACTTCCACAAAGCGCCAAACGCAAAAGAGTTCCATGAAGAAACAGTACGTAAACTACTGGCTCTGAACATGTTTGACTGTGCTCGTGCGAACAAATCACTAGCAGCATGGGGCGTAGAAGGCCGCGTACCATTCTTGGACAAAGAGTTCATCGATGTAGCAATGCGCTTAAACCCAGAAGACAAAATGTGTGGCAACGGTAAGATGGAGAAACACATCCTACGTGAGTGTTTCGAAGATTATCTACCAGACTCAATTGCATGGCGTCAAAAAGAGCAATTCTCTGATGGGGTTGGTTACGACTGGATCGATACGTTGAAAGCTACCGCTGAAGCGAAAGTAACGGACAAGCAAATGGAAACTGCGCAGTTCCGCTTCCCATACAACACGCCAACGACTAAAGAAGGCTACGCTTACCGCGAAATCTTTGAAGAGTTGTTCCCTCTAGAATCTGCAGCAGAGTGTGTACCAGGTGGTCCATCTGTCGCTTGTTCATCAGCAAAAGCTATCGAATGGGATGAGTCGTTCCAAAACTGTGTTGACCCATCAGGCCGTGCAGTACAAGCCGTTCACAACGATGCTTACAACGCTTAAGGCGATTGGTAAATTCTAAGTACTAAAAAAGGCGCATCATGCGCCTTTTTATTTTTAAGCCGATTTTTTTATTGTTGCATTTATGCGTGAGCTTGTAGTGCTTCGTTCTCAATACTGATAGGAACCACTTGGCTGATCATTTTTACGAGCATAATAGAGCGAGCTTCACCATCTTTCTGATGGAAAATCGCTTCAATACCAGCGAACTGGCCACTCTTAATCTTAACCACCTGCCCAGACTCAAACTCAACACAACAATCTTCAGTTTCGTTACTGCAACACTTCTCAAACTCTTTAAGTTCAAAAACTAAGTCACCTTGGACTTCATGCGGTCTTGCGCCGAACTTAATAAAGTCCACTACGCCGCGCGTTGAACGAACAGTAGTAAAACTCGGCCCTTGTTCATAATCAAATCGAACAAAGACGTATGAAGGAAATAGCGGTTCTTTGACCACCTTTTCTTTCCCTCTAACCACCTTTTCGACTTCTATTTGTGGGTAAAAGCACTCTACCCCTTGATTCTCTAAATGCTGCTGAGCGCGTTTTTGATCGCCACGCTTACAGTAGAGTAAATACCAACGTTTCATTTAACTAGCCATTTTCTATTTTGGGGACATTTTACCACAAGCCTAAAACGGTTTAATTGCTATTAACTAAATGAATCTTGATAGACACAAAATTATGCGTAGCAAAGCAATTTATCAACAAAAAATTATAAATATAAAAGTAATTAAGCATTGTACAGAGTTCTATTGTCGTTCAAAAGGTGCGCTACTGTGACTGCATATGCAGTCAAAAAAATAAAACACAGCGTTCCCTTTAGTGGTAATAGGATACATAAAATTAATGACTAGCGCTTTTATTATTCAGAAATATTTTCAATAAGATCATTTAACAACCAGCTCAAATCTGAAAAATTAGTTTGCAGCACATATTTTAAGGGCGGCATTGACAACAAAACACTTAATTTTCATAAACTTACAAAGTGTAGATTATCGTTACCATAAAATACATCTATTGCAGATGTTTATCGCACTCTGTATACATAAGTGACTATAAAATCTTTTAATAACTAAAATTAGTAAAACTTATGCCAAGCAATCACAACATCTTTGGCCACCCTAGAGGCCTATTTCTACTTTTCAGCACAGAGCTATGGGAACGTTTCTCCTACTACGCTATGCGTGCGATTCTTGTTTTGTTCTTAACAGACACAACGATTAACGGCGGATTGGGCTGGTCGACAAAAGACGCGCTTGACCTTTACGGTATCTACACAGGTTTAGTTTACATCACGCCTTTGATCGGTGGTTGGATTGCCGACAACTACCTAGGGCAACGTAAGTCGATTCTTATTGGTGGCGTGTTAATGGCACTTGGCCAGTTTACACTAGCTCTACCAAACGGCTTTATGGGCCTAGACCAAGTAAGTGCACTTTACCTAGGTTTAGCGCTGCTTATCAGTGGTAACGGTATGTTTAAGCCAAACATCTCAACGATGGTTGGTGACCTTTACCAAGAAGGTGATAACCGTCGTGATGGCGCATTTACTATTTTCTACATGGGAATCAACTTAGGTGCACTATTAGGTGGTCTTATCTCTGGTGCTGCGGCTGAGTCGTATGGCTGGAAAGCAGGTTTCCTAGCGGCTGGTATCGGTATGGTTATTAGCTTAATCATGCAAATGACCATGGCTCAATCATGGCTAGGTAATATCGGTTCGGTTCCAGCAGCTGCACGCGCAAAAGCTCTGAGTAAGTCGAAAGAGAAAGCACCGCTAACGAAAGAAGAGTTCGATCGACTAAAAGTTATTCTGATCATGGGTCTGTTCGTGATTATTTTCTGGGCGGGCTTTGAACAAGCTGGCGGCCTAATGAACATCTACACTCAACAATATACAGACCGTATGATTGGTGATTTTGAAGTTCCGGCTGCGTGGTTCCAATCTCTAAACCCATTCTTCATCATTACACTTGCACCAATCATTGCTGCATTTTGGGTGAAGTTAGGTAAGCGTGAACCGAACTCACCGGTTAAATTTGCGTTGGCTCTGTTCTTCTTAGCGCTTGGCTTCGTCTGCATGATGGGCGCGGTAATGGAGCAAGGTGGTGACCTTACAGTTAAAACCTCTATGCTGTGGTTAGTAGGTGCATTCTTCTTCCACACACTTGGTGAGCTTTGCCTATCTCCTATCGGTCTGTCGTTAGTGACTAAGCTGGCACCACTACGTTTAGCATCACTAATGATGGGGGCATGGTTTGGTTTCAACGCTATTGCAAACTACGTAGCTGGCCTTGTGGGGTCTCATGTAGGTGAGCTAGGCGCGATGGCAATCTTCAGTGGTATTGCGATCACAGCAACAATCAGCGGCATCTTACTGCTTCTTTGTGCTGGTAAGCTTGTGTCATGGATGCACGGCGTAGAGAGCAACATGACGCTAGAGTCTGAACCAAAAGAAGAGCGCACTGCAGAGACTTCTATTGCTTAATAGCTAATATCATTCGATGTCTAAAAGACGCTAGAACACATTCAAAAAAGGGCTGCTTAATGAGCAGCCCTTTTAGTATTTATATAGCTAGGAGCCTGTAATTTAAATTGTGTATCTGCTTATAATTAAGCCAGTCATGGCTAAGGATAAGCAATATGGATAAGAAAGCTTTAGAAGCCTTCGCTCGCGAAGCCGCTAAGTCAATTAAGACTCCTTCGGATCTTGATGACTTCAGGAAAATGTTAACCAAGGTGACGGTTGAGACAGCTTTAAATGCTGAACTTGATGATCACCTTGGCTACGAAAAACACTCACCGACCAACGATAGTAACAGTCGAAATGGCTACTCATCTAAACGCCTAATTACTGACGATGGTGAGATCCAACTAGAAATCCCTCGTGACCGTGACGCGTCCTTTGAACCCAAGCTCGTTCGTAAGCATCAAACTCGATTCCAATCGATGGACGACAAGATCTTAAGCTTGTATGCCAAAGGAATGACTACCCGAGAAATCGTCGCAACCTTCAAAGAAATGTACGATGCTGATATCTCCGCCAGTCTAATATCTAAAGTCACTGATGCTGTTTTAGAACAAGTTGTTGAGTGGCAAGCCCGCCCTCTTGATTCGGTTTATCCCGTCGTTTACCTAGACTGCATTGTTGTGAAGGTGCGCCAAAATAAGCAAGTCATCAACAAAGCCATTTACCTTGCTCTCGGTGTCAATATGGAAGGTCAGAAAGAACTTCTTGGGATGTGGATGTCCGAAACTGAAGGGGCGAAGTTCTGGCTCAGTGTACTTACCGAACTTCAAAATCGTGGTGTAAATGATATCCTCATCGCTTGTGTTGATGGCCTCAAGGGCTTTCCTGATGCCATCAATGCCGTTTATCCAAAAACTCAAATCCAGCTCTGTATCGTACACATGGTACGAAACTCAATGAAATACGTTCCGTGGAAAGATTACAAGACTATTACCGCAGACTTAAAGGAAATCTATCAAGCTACGACTGAAGATGAAGCTCTGTTGGCGCTAGAGCACTTTGGTGATAAATGGGATGAAAAGTACCCTCAAATCAGCCGCTCGTGGACGGCTCATTGGGATAACCTCAACACTCTGTTCAGCTATCCTCAAGATATCCGCAGAGCTATCTACACGACCAATGCGATAGAATCACTAAATAGCGTCATCAGGAAAGCGACCAAGAAACGTAAGCTGTTCCCGACAGATGAATCCGCCAAAAAGGTGGTGTACCTGGCGATTATGGATGCTTCCAAGAGGTGGACAATGCCAATTCATCACTGGAAGCAAGCGCTAAACCGTTTTATGATTATGTTCGAAGATCGATTAACTGAATACTTGTAACCAAGAGCAGTTACACAGAATTATTTACAGGGTCATAGCTAGTGTTATCGGTGAATCTCTACTAATTCAGCCATCATGTCGATATGCGAATCTCTGTCGTTAAGACACATGATATAGCTAAACTCAGAACCACCAGCGTCAATGAAGGTTTCCTTACACTGATCTGAAATCTCTTCCAGCGTTTCTAAACAGTCCACCGAGAAAGCAGGAGCCATGATATCGATCTTCTTGATCCCTTTGTTTGGCAATGATTCAAGCGTCTCATCGGTATATGGCTTTAACCACTCTTCTCGACCAAATCGAGACTGGTAAGTCATGGTGATATCGTCTGCAGATAAACCAAGCTCCTCAGCTAGTAGCTTAGTTGTCGCCTCACAGTGTTGAGGGTAAATATCACCTTCATCTGCTAATCGCTTCGGAATGCCGTGGAAAGAACAAACCAAATGATCCGCTCGGCCATTTTTCTCCCAGTGGCTACGAACACTCTCAGCCAATGCTTTGGTGTAACTAGGGTGTGCGTAGTAATCACGGATAAAGCGGTAACTAGGAATAACAGGCATCTGTTTAAAGGCTTTGGTTAAACCATCAGAAACCGCAGCTGTGGTGGTGCCTGAATACTGAGGATACAGAGGCAGTACGATGATCTCTTCAACGCCCTGCTCCATCAGCTGCTCAACGCCCGTCTTCAGGCTTGGATTACCATAAGTCATACCCAGCGCTACAGGCATCTCTAACTTCTTCTGAAGCTTTTCTGCTTGTCTTTGTGAATACACAAGAAGCGGTGAGCCGTCGTCCATCCAAACCGACTGATAAAGCTTGGCTACTTTAGGTGAACGAATCGGTAAAATCACTCCGTGCAATATCGGGCACCATAGCCAGCGTGTTAGATTAACGACTCGCTTATCGTGCAAAAATTCACTCAAAAATCGACGAACGCCAGCTGGGGTCGCAGAATCTGGTGTACCTAAGTTCACCAGTAAAACGCCCTGCTT
Encoded here:
- the hemH gene encoding ferrochelatase, with the protein product MENNKKQGVLLVNLGTPDSATPAGVRRFLSEFLHDKRVVNLTRWLWCPILHGVILPIRSPKVAKLYQSVWMDDGSPLLVYSQRQAEKLQKKLEMPVALGMTYGNPSLKTGVEQLMEQGVEEIIVLPLYPQYSGTTTAAVSDGLTKAFKQMPVIPSYRFIRDYYAHPSYTKALAESVRSHWEKNGRADHLVCSFHGIPKRLADEGDIYPQHCEATTKLLAEELGLSADDITMTYQSRFGREEWLKPYTDETLESLPNKGIKKIDIMAPAFSVDCLETLEEISDQCKETFIDAGGSEFSYIMCLNDRDSHIDMMAELVEIHR
- a CDS encoding IS256 family transposase, producing the protein MDKKALEAFAREAAKSIKTPSDLDDFRKMLTKVTVETALNAELDDHLGYEKHSPTNDSNSRNGYSSKRLITDDGEIQLEIPRDRDASFEPKLVRKHQTRFQSMDDKILSLYAKGMTTREIVATFKEMYDADISASLISKVTDAVLEQVVEWQARPLDSVYPVVYLDCIVVKVRQNKQVINKAIYLALGVNMEGQKELLGMWMSETEGAKFWLSVLTELQNRGVNDILIACVDGLKGFPDAINAVYPKTQIQLCIVHMVRNSMKYVPWKDYKTITADLKEIYQATTEDEALLALEHFGDKWDEKYPQISRSWTAHWDNLNTLFSYPQDIRRAIYTTNAIESLNSVIRKATKKRKLFPTDESAKKVVYLAIMDASKRWTMPIHHWKQALNRFMIMFEDRLTEYL